GGTATTGTTAGTGTGACGCCTCCTCAAGGAGTTACTCATACGTCACATGCGAAAGTTGTGGAGTCTATTGGTCACTTGGGAGATGCCCGAATGGGAGAGGGTGGACGAAAGAAAGGAGGAAGACCTTGAAAGGGCGGAGGCCCTCGAGGAAAGTGATGAGGATTAAGTCTTGGAATATTCGGGGACTGAATGTCCTCGAAAATCAATTGGAAGTAAGGTGTCTAATTGCTTCTGACCATTTGTTATCCTATGGTATTATGGAAACTCGAGTTTGGGGTGTGAATATTGATAAAGTTTGGAATGGGATAAAGTATCGGGACTGGTGTCTGGTAAATAATAAcgtggtttcagatttgaaaagagTATGGATTGTTTTTTATGCTTCTCAAGTTCAGCTTCAGGTTTTAGGTGTGGGGTTATAATAGATTCATTGTAGGCTCACTGTGGGAGATGAAAGTTTTTTGTGGATTGTGGTTTATGCTTGTAATGACAGAGAGAGTCTAAGATTGCTATGGGATGCAATGTTTCGTATAGGGTCTGATTTGAGAGAACCTTGGTTTGTGCAAGGGCATTTCAACATGGTGTTACGAGAGAATGAGAGGCAGGGAGGACAAGGAGTGGATTTAATGGCagctaatgagtttgaacaatgtTTGACGGATTCATGTTTGTTAGAGATGCCTGTCCGGGGAAATTTCTTTACATGGACTAACTATCAGAGTGTTGGGGACCGGATTTGGAGTAAAATTGATCGATGTGTGGCAAACTTGGAAGAAATGGATAGTTTTCCAGGACTATATTATGAAGTTTTGGACAGTGGTATATCCGATCACTTGCCATTGATTGTGGAGTTGAAGATGTTTGATGGGTCAAAGAAGAAAGCatttcgttattataatatgtggaGATTACATCTGTCATATGAAGGCCTGGAAGAGGGAGTTGTGTGTGCTAAATAAGAGAGAGTTTTCTGCGATCTCTGATAGGGTAGATGCTTGTAGAGACCAGTTAGCAGCTTTTCATACAGAAAAGTAGCTCGGTCCTCTGAATAGCAGTCTGTTGGAGGATGAGAAGGAAAAACTGGGTCTGTTTCGTCGTTTTTTACGGCAAGAACAGTTGTTTTATAAACAAAAGGCTCGGTGAGAATGGAGGTGAATTCGTGTTGCTAGGAACACGATCCAAAGCTTGCAGGACCCTACTGGTGGTATTATCACTGATCAAACAACGATTAGTAGTTGTATGGTACAACATTATCAACTTCTACTTGGCCAAGATAGTCATAGCAGGATCCCTTTTGATGTCTCTGTGTTGGATGGTGGTCCTATTTTATCGGAAATGGATTAGTCAGGGAGGTGACAGAGACGGAAATAAAAGAAGCTTTGTGGGATATAAATGATACTAAGGCTCCAGGCATTGGCGGGTGCAGCTCTTTATTCTTTAAGCACCATTGGAAATTGATAGGTCAGAAGTTACAGAGGCGACCCAAAGTTTCTTTCGAACTGGAAAACTAGTGAAGCAATTCTGTTCTACAACGTTAACGATTATTCCAAAAAATGCTTCTCCACAGAGCTTGAATGACTACAGGCCAATAGCTTGTTGTACACTACAAGATTATTCAAATGTAATTACTTCTAGCCTAGCTCATGTGTTGCCTTCGTTAATTAGTCCATTACAGTCGGCTTTTGTGGTTGGAAGATTAATTACGAATAATATATTAATGGCACATGAACTTGTTCAGAATTACCATAAGGTTTTACTAGAACTATTATGTGCAGTCAAGATTGATATACGTGAAGCATATGATTCTATGAACTTGGATTTTTTGGAGGAATTGTTGTCTGGTTTTTGTTTCCCGTACAAGTTTGTAAAGTGGATAATAGTCTATGTCCGATCAGTGCGTTACTCGTTATTAATTAATGGAGGGTTGGAAGGCTATTTTCCAGAAAAGAAGGGATTGTGGCAGGGAGACCCGTTTCACCTTTGTTATTTGTTCTTGTGATGGAAGTGTTATATAGGCTTTTATCGGATACTCCTGATCGTTTCCGGTTTCATCGAGAGTGTGAGGCTATGAAACTGAATCACTTGTGTTTCGCTGACGATTTGTTTCTATTCAACATGGGAGATGATTTTTTGGTACGTTGGATGAAGGCTCAATTGGATGGCTTCTATGGATTCTCTGGTCTTCAGGTTAGTAACGCGAAAAGTAGTATTTTTTTCAATGGAGGGCATGCTGGGCTTAAGAGGATTATTGTGGGTAGCTGTGGTTTTCGAGAAGGGGAACTGTCTGTGCGTTATCTAGGGGTTTCGTTGATTTCCACTAAGCTAAAGAAGGAGCATTGTTTTGTACTTATAGAGGCTGTCAACTCATGTTTAAGTGGTCGGGCAGTTAAACATTTGACTTATGCTAGTCGTCTAGTTCTGATAAACTCTATTTTGAGAAATCTATAGGTTTTTTAGTGCCTTGCTTTCATTTTATCAAAAGTTGTGATTAAACTCATTGATGCAAAATGTCGCTCTTTTCTTTGGACGAGATTAGAAAATTCAAGGAAAAGCTTAGTGGCGTGGAAGTCAGTTTATAGGCTAAAGCGAGAAGGAGGACTAGAAGTTATCGACTTGGTCATTTGGAATAAAGCAGCTGTTGGAAAATAGGTATGGACTATACTGACTGATAAAGCTTCTCTTTGGACTATTTGGATAACTGAGACTAAGCTGAAACGTTAGTGCAACATGGGATAATCTATTGGATCTTCGCAATGATTTGAAAAAGTTGTTTATAAATTGGGTTTGGAGTGTAATGCTTCATTCTGGTTTGATCCTTGACTATTGGGTGGTGCTTTACATGATCAGTTTCTAGCCATCAAGTTCTCGGATGCAGACTTCGTTTATTTGTTAAACACGTTTAGAGTAGTGTATATTAATCGAGCTAGGCGTGCTCGTCCAGCATCTTTCAAACATATAATCAGTGTTTAAGATTTTTCTAAATACAAGTCAGAGGCAGAGCCTTTCCGTTGAGCGGCAATATGTAGTTGATCATATAAACAATTAACAAAGTCGTGTAGTAACTGTTGAAGTTTGACAAAACTAAGTAACCGATTCGATAATGCATGGGGCAGAATTGGACTTTCATTAATGGGCCATTCTCTTGAAACAAACACAAATTAATACTGATTTGACCCGGTTTATGTTGGCCCGTTTTTTGGATTCCCTAGCCATGACAGAATTCACAAACAGAATTTACGGTATAAAGTTACTCTATGTCTCTATCCGTTTCGAAATACATAATATTttgatttttataataaatataaattatatatatcataataattaaaatatcatatatattcaaatagttgtATTTATTAAGGGGAGATTACCCCTAAATAAGTTGAGAGGGACTGTAAAGTTCATCAGATTTATAGAAATGGGCAATGGCAGCTTTCGACACCTATAAGTCCCGAGATGGTAGAAATTTCGGACATTGTACAGGTTGTCCCAATTGCAAGTGAGCCTGACAGAGTCATTTGGACAGCCAATCCGACAGGTAAATATACTATATCATCTGCTTATGAAGCACTTCGTGTTAAAACTCCTACTGTACAATGGGCGAGATTAGTGTGGGGGAAAGGGCCTAGTCCCCATCATAGCTTTATCTGTTGGCTGGCCATTCTGAATAGGTTAGCTGTTAAAGCTAGAATAATTCGATGGGGGCTATGTGATGATAATATATGCCCCTGTTGTGGTCTTTCTGCCGAAACAATGGAGCATTTGTTGTTTGACTGCTCTTTTCCGTCTATGGTTTGGAATGGGGTAATGCGATATGCTGGTGTGGTTAGGCCACCAAAACCATGGCGTTGGGAACTGGTTTGGTGGTGTCGGAAGGCAGGAGGTAAATCCCAGCTAGCGGTTTTGAGAAGACACATTTTTTGTGCGACGATATACTACATTTGGAAAGAAAGAAATGATAGTGTGTTTGGTAATCAACAGGTTAATGTTCAAAGGGTGATCAATAACATAAGAGAGTCGTTTTTTTGCTACTCTTCTTATTTTACTAATAGAAATTTTGTTAGATTGATAGATCAATGGACTGTATAGTTTAGAGCTTTTTGATATGAAGTGTTATTGCTTGTAAACTTTGTTTCTGACGGTTTGCCATGATGAATAAAAAGCTtactttaccaaaaaaaaaaaaaaaaaacctatcaTGAGCAATCTTCATAACA
This genomic window from Rutidosis leptorrhynchoides isolate AG116_Rl617_1_P2 unplaced genomic scaffold, CSIRO_AGI_Rlap_v1 contig150, whole genome shotgun sequence contains:
- the LOC139881403 gene encoding uncharacterized protein — translated: MVEISDIVQVVPIASEPDRVIWTANPTGKYTISSAYEALRVKTPTVQWARLVWGKGPSPHHSFICWLAILNRLAVKARIIRWGLCDDNICPCCGLSAETMEHLLFDCSFPSMVWNGVMRYAGVVRPPKPWRWELVWWCRKAGGKSQLAVLRRHIFCATIYYIWKERNDSVFGNQQVNVQRVINNIRESFFCYSSYFTNRNFVRLIDQWTV
- the LOC139881402 gene encoding uncharacterized protein, encoding METRVWGVNIDKVWNGIKYRDWCLVNNNVVSDLKRVWIVFYASQVQLQVLGVGESLRLLWDAMFRIGSDLREPWFVQGHFNMVLRENERQGGQGVDLMAANEFEQCLTDSCLLEMPVRGNFFTWTNYQSVGDRIWSKIDRCVANLEEMDSFPGLYYEVLDSGISDHLPLIVELKMFDGSKKKAFRYYNMWRLHLSYEGLEEGVVSEVTEATQSFFRTGKLVKQFCSTTLTIIPKNASPQSLNDYRPIACCTLQDYSNVITSSLAHVLPSLISPLQSAFVVGRLITNNILMAHELVQNYHKVLLELLCAVKIDIREAYDSMNLDFLEELLSGFCFPYKKEGIVAGRPVSPLLFVLVMEVLYRLLSDTPDRFRFHRECEAMKLNHLCFADDLFLFNMGDDFLVRWMKAQLDGFYGFSGLQVSNAKSSIFFNGGHAGLKRIIVGSCGFREGELSVRYLGVSLISTKLKKEHCFCLAFILSKVVIKLIDAKCRSFLWTRLENSRKSLVAWKSVYRLKREGGLEVIDLVIWNKAAVGK